Proteins encoded within one genomic window of Mesorhizobium sp. AR10:
- the waaC gene encoding lipopolysaccharide heptosyltransferase I — translation MKVLIVKTSSMGDVIHTFPALEDARRNRPDISFDWCVEEAFASIVALHPAIGTIHTVAIRRWRKRLLDPGTWHEAMGLRRALRACRYDFVIDAQGLLKSALVAKQAAAPIAGFDRSSAREPSATLFYDRRYAIPRDLHAIERTRRLFGLALGYTPDFSVLESGIEPPAGSLTGIGGKTALLLHGTSREDKKWPVEDWIETARLLVDKGIAPVTTWSNDREKAVAEAIVKAVPQTVLVPKLPLAEIAAIIGGSTLVIGADTGLTHLASAFGLPTVAVFLATEPGLTGPRGPFASTLLAVPGGRIAPAEVMAEAGRLLERQALGQVGKD, via the coding sequence ATGAAGGTGCTCATCGTCAAGACATCCTCGATGGGCGACGTCATCCACACATTTCCGGCGCTCGAGGACGCGCGCCGCAACCGCCCGGATATTTCGTTCGACTGGTGTGTGGAAGAGGCCTTTGCCAGCATCGTCGCCTTGCACCCGGCAATCGGAACCATCCATACCGTTGCGATCCGACGTTGGCGCAAGCGACTGCTCGACCCCGGTACATGGCACGAGGCAATGGGCTTGCGCCGTGCCCTGCGGGCATGCCGCTACGATTTCGTCATCGATGCGCAAGGCTTGCTGAAGTCGGCACTGGTGGCAAAGCAGGCCGCTGCCCCGATCGCCGGCTTTGACCGGTCGAGCGCCCGCGAACCCTCGGCGACCTTGTTCTACGACCGCCGCTACGCCATACCGCGCGACCTTCACGCCATCGAGCGAACGAGACGGCTGTTCGGGCTGGCGCTCGGATACACACCCGATTTTTCGGTGCTGGAGTCCGGGATTGAGCCGCCGGCCGGCAGTCTGACCGGCATCGGCGGAAAAACCGCCCTCCTGCTGCACGGCACCAGCCGCGAGGACAAGAAATGGCCGGTCGAAGACTGGATCGAAACCGCTCGCCTTCTGGTGGACAAAGGGATAGCGCCGGTCACCACTTGGTCCAACGACAGGGAAAAAGCGGTCGCCGAAGCCATAGTAAAGGCAGTTCCACAGACCGTGCTGGTGCCGAAATTGCCACTGGCCGAGATCGCCGCGATCATCGGCGGCTCGACACTGGTCATTGGCGCCGACACCGGCCTGACCCATCTGGCAAGCGCCTTTGGCCTGCCCACCGTCGCGGTGTTCCTAGCGACCGAGCCGGGCCTCACCGGCCCGCGCGGACCGTTCGCATCGACGCTGCTGGCCGTGCCCGGCGGCCGCATCGCGCCGGCTGAGGTGATGGCAGAGGCCGGGAGACTGCTGGAACGACAGGCGCTTGGTCAGGTCGGCAAGGATTGA
- a CDS encoding DUF3775 domain-containing protein has product MQRRLEREWELSIGPDTVRLFILKAKALSAAVNEDYADGAEHEIELDGEAHDNHHHDGLAEESSENLTEEELRELINDLNVDEAAELIALAWVGRGDYDASEWKDAVTAARERTNKRTAKYLLGMPLLADWLEEGLEAIGA; this is encoded by the coding sequence GTGCAGCGGCGCCTTGAAAGGGAATGGGAGCTTTCCATCGGCCCCGACACTGTGCGCCTGTTCATTCTCAAGGCGAAGGCGCTGAGCGCCGCCGTCAACGAAGATTATGCCGATGGCGCGGAGCACGAGATCGAGCTCGACGGTGAGGCGCACGACAATCACCACCATGACGGTCTCGCCGAGGAAAGTTCGGAAAACCTCACCGAGGAAGAACTGCGCGAACTTATCAACGACCTCAATGTCGATGAGGCGGCCGAATTGATCGCGCTGGCCTGGGTCGGTCGCGGCGACTACGACGCCTCGGAATGGAAGGATGCGGTCACAGCCGCGCGCGAACGTACCAACAAACGCACGGCGAAGTATCTGCTCGGCATGCCGCTCTTGGCCGACTGGCTGGAGGAAGGGCTGGAAGCGATCGGCGCGTAA
- the greA gene encoding transcription elongation factor GreA: MNKVPMTGGGFASLKEELRWRQQQERPRIIEAISEARSHGDLSENAEYHAAKEAQSLNEGRVNELEDFIARAEVIDVAKLSGDKVKFGATVVLVDEDTEEKKTYQIVGDQEADVKSGRISISSPIARALIGKEVGDAIEVNAPGGARGYEIVQVQFI; this comes from the coding sequence ATGAACAAGGTCCCGATGACAGGCGGGGGTTTTGCGTCGTTGAAGGAAGAACTGCGCTGGCGTCAGCAGCAAGAGCGGCCGCGCATCATCGAGGCGATATCCGAAGCGCGCTCGCATGGCGACCTTTCCGAAAACGCCGAGTACCACGCGGCGAAAGAGGCGCAGAGCCTCAACGAGGGCCGCGTCAACGAGCTTGAGGATTTCATCGCGCGGGCCGAGGTGATCGATGTCGCCAAGCTCAGCGGCGACAAGGTGAAGTTCGGCGCTACGGTGGTGCTGGTCGACGAGGACACGGAAGAGAAGAAGACCTACCAGATCGTTGGCGATCAGGAAGCGGACGTGAAATCGGGTCGCATTTCGATTTCCTCGCCGATCGCGCGGGCGCTGATCGGCAAGGAAGTCGGCGACGCCATCGAGGTCAACGCGCCAGGCGGCGCGCGGGGGTATGAGATCGTCCAGGTGCAGTTTATTTAG
- the waaF gene encoding lipopolysaccharide heptosyltransferase II, whose protein sequence is MAESPTILVIGPRWVGDMVMAQCLFSALKELYPNAAIDVLAPAWAAPLVKRMPEIRQQIDFPLKPGALEFRIRRRFGRLLRGRYDMAYVLPGSWKSALIPFFARIPRRVGNLREMRYGLLTDIVPLPDAVKRRTAQAYFGLARGGTFRAPRLTVDAGNQAALLGRFGLGPQKFVALMPGAEFGPAKRWPSESYAGLASDFMAKGFKVALFGSKNDADVTAEIARLAPGVVDLAGKTRLEDAIDLISAARLAVSNDSGLMHVAAAVGTPVVAVYGSTSPQNTPPLAEHRELVWLGLSCSPCHKKICPLGHLNCLKTLEVAQVAAAADRLLEIPAAA, encoded by the coding sequence ATGGCTGAAAGCCCAACGATCCTCGTGATCGGCCCACGCTGGGTGGGCGACATGGTCATGGCCCAGTGCCTGTTCTCGGCGCTGAAAGAGCTGTATCCGAACGCCGCGATCGATGTGCTGGCGCCGGCTTGGGCCGCACCGCTGGTCAAGCGCATGCCCGAGATCCGCCAGCAGATCGACTTTCCGCTGAAGCCCGGCGCGCTCGAGTTCCGCATCCGCAGGCGCTTCGGCCGCCTGCTGCGCGGCCGCTACGACATGGCCTATGTCCTGCCGGGAAGCTGGAAATCGGCGCTGATCCCGTTCTTTGCCCGCATTCCGCGCCGCGTCGGCAATTTGCGCGAAATGCGCTATGGCCTGCTGACCGACATCGTCCCCCTGCCCGATGCTGTCAAACGGCGCACCGCGCAAGCCTATTTCGGCCTTGCCCGGGGAGGCACATTCCGAGCCCCGAGGCTCACCGTCGATGCCGGCAATCAGGCGGCACTTCTCGGCCGGTTTGGGCTGGGACCTCAAAAATTTGTCGCATTGATGCCCGGCGCCGAGTTCGGTCCGGCCAAACGCTGGCCGAGCGAAAGCTATGCCGGCCTTGCCAGCGACTTCATGGCGAAGGGATTCAAGGTGGCGCTGTTCGGCTCGAAGAACGACGCCGATGTGACGGCGGAAATCGCCAGGCTTGCGCCGGGAGTGGTCGATCTGGCCGGCAAGACGCGGCTCGAGGACGCCATCGACCTGATATCAGCGGCGAGGCTGGCGGTGTCGAACGACAGTGGCCTGATGCATGTCGCCGCCGCGGTCGGCACGCCCGTCGTTGCCGTCTACGGCTCGACCTCGCCGCAAAATACGCCGCCGCTTGCCGAACACCGCGAACTGGTCTGGCTCGGCCTGTCCTGCTCGCCCTGCCATAAGAAGATCTGTCCGCTCGGCCATCTCAACTGCCTGAAGACGCTCGAAGTCGCACAGGTCGCGGCAGCGGCGGACCGGTTGCTGGAAATTCCGGCCGCTGCATGA
- a CDS encoding extensin family protein — protein MAAVMFPRMCGLGLVLAAGSLLAASAWAKAPKLPETVPVPELNQSQSEQKAAPADVPVPEARPADAPKPDQSEPDKLNQQKSNQHKQVRPESPAMAPKPGEKPTEAKPEPEPPVIAPQPPEKPAEAKDNKMLPDPRSASVPAKEMPEEELACRRRLKSMGVDFEERKAEHNAEIGCSIPYPIMLKNLGKSVAIGPGTELNCQMAEAAARFTTDVIQPAAKAEFGADLKSISQASAFVCRPRNGTRKLSEHAFGNALDIASFTLSDGRKVEISPTPPEKDAKFLNTVRKAACGPFKTVLGPGSDADHALHFHLDLEPRRNGGTFCQ, from the coding sequence ATGGCGGCGGTTATGTTTCCCCGAATGTGTGGGCTGGGTTTGGTGTTGGCGGCGGGGTCGCTGCTGGCGGCTTCGGCTTGGGCAAAAGCCCCGAAACTGCCTGAAACCGTGCCTGTCCCGGAGCTCAACCAATCGCAATCAGAGCAAAAAGCAGCACCTGCCGACGTGCCGGTTCCCGAAGCACGCCCGGCCGATGCGCCAAAGCCCGACCAATCTGAACCCGACAAGCTGAACCAGCAGAAATCCAATCAGCACAAGCAAGTCCGCCCGGAATCTCCGGCAATGGCTCCAAAGCCTGGCGAAAAGCCAACGGAAGCGAAACCCGAGCCGGAGCCGCCCGTTATCGCCCCGCAGCCGCCGGAGAAGCCGGCTGAGGCGAAAGACAACAAAATGCTTCCCGACCCCCGCTCAGCCTCTGTCCCCGCGAAAGAAATGCCGGAGGAGGAACTTGCCTGCCGCAGGCGGCTGAAGTCGATGGGCGTCGACTTCGAGGAGCGCAAGGCCGAGCACAATGCGGAGATCGGTTGCTCGATCCCCTACCCGATCATGCTGAAAAATCTTGGCAAGTCGGTCGCTATCGGTCCCGGCACGGAGCTGAACTGCCAGATGGCCGAAGCGGCCGCACGTTTCACGACCGATGTCATCCAGCCGGCAGCCAAGGCCGAGTTTGGTGCGGACCTGAAGTCCATCAGCCAGGCATCTGCCTTTGTCTGCCGGCCTCGCAACGGCACCAGGAAACTGTCGGAACACGCCTTCGGCAACGCGCTCGACATCGCCAGCTTCACGCTTTCGGACGGTAGAAAGGTCGAGATCAGCCCGACGCCGCCGGAAAAGGATGCGAAATTTCTGAACACCGTGCGCAAGGCGGCATGCGGACCGTTCAAGACCGTGCTAGGCCCCGGCAGCGATGCCGATCATGCGCTGCATTTCCACCTCGACCTCGAACCGCGCCGCAACGGCGGCACTTTCTGCCAGTGA
- a CDS encoding LssY C-terminal domain-containing protein, whose amino-acid sequence MSRRSLRRRATTWLVAFCAGYLAMAYLAAPEFWTFRDRGFRTQRFEMVTHTPQGIPGDPINIGLVGTKKELVHAFAVAGWDTADAVTLKTAIEIGESVLFDRPYPDAPVSRLLFEGRAQDLAFEKPVGDSADQRHHVRFWQTEAAGDDGRPLWLGSASFDRGVGLSHDTGAITHHIGPDIDAERDFLIRDLTDAGMLISTSDIPGIGATKTGRNGGGDPYFTDGKAVVGVLRQLP is encoded by the coding sequence GTGAGCCGACGAAGCCTGCGACGACGCGCAACGACATGGCTGGTGGCGTTCTGCGCCGGCTATCTGGCGATGGCCTATCTGGCCGCGCCGGAATTCTGGACGTTTCGCGATCGCGGCTTCCGCACGCAACGCTTCGAGATGGTGACCCATACGCCACAAGGCATTCCCGGTGACCCGATCAACATCGGCCTTGTCGGCACCAAAAAGGAACTGGTCCACGCCTTCGCTGTGGCCGGATGGGATACCGCCGACGCGGTGACGCTAAAAACCGCGATCGAGATCGGCGAAAGCGTCCTGTTCGATCGCCCCTACCCTGACGCGCCGGTCAGCCGGCTGCTGTTCGAAGGCCGGGCGCAGGACCTGGCCTTTGAAAAGCCGGTCGGCGACAGCGCCGACCAGCGTCACCACGTACGCTTCTGGCAGACCGAGGCTGCCGGCGATGATGGCCGCCCGCTCTGGCTTGGCTCGGCCAGTTTCGATCGCGGCGTCGGCCTCAGCCACGACACCGGCGCGATCACCCATCATATCGGCCCCGACATCGACGCCGAACGCGATTTTCTGATCCGCGACCTCACCGATGCCGGCATGCTGATCTCGACCAGCGACATTCCTGGCATCGGCGCGACGAAGACCGGGCGCAATGGCGGCGGCGACCCCTATTTCACAGACGGCAAGGCCGTGGTCGGTGTGTTGCGGCAGCTGCCTTAG
- the rfaD gene encoding ADP-glyceromanno-heptose 6-epimerase — protein MIIVTGGAGMIGSNIVAALNAEGHSDILVVDDLTDGHKIANLADLHISDYLDKDDFLARLESGALGRIEAVFHQGACSTTTEWNGKFMMDVNYAYSKRLLHACLALRVPFLYASSASVYGGGAEFREEPECERPLNVYAYSKKLFDDYVRRTVFDTEHSQVAGLRYFNVYGPREAHKGAMASVAFHLFNQVEQGQNPKLFGAYDGFGPGEQSRDFIHVGDVADVNLWLWKRGSSGIFNCGTGRAQPFRAIAETVIDTLGKGEIEFIEFPDHLKGSYQSFTQADMSRLRTAGYNGQFRTVETGVRDYVEWLKAQRSS, from the coding sequence ATGATCATCGTCACGGGCGGCGCCGGCATGATCGGCTCCAACATCGTCGCCGCGCTTAACGCCGAAGGCCATAGCGACATCCTCGTCGTCGACGACCTCACAGACGGCCACAAGATTGCCAATCTCGCCGACCTCCATATATCGGATTATCTCGACAAGGACGATTTCCTGGCGCGCCTCGAAAGTGGCGCGCTTGGCCGCATCGAGGCGGTGTTCCACCAGGGCGCCTGTTCGACCACCACAGAGTGGAACGGCAAGTTCATGATGGACGTGAACTACGCCTATTCGAAGCGGCTGCTGCATGCTTGCCTCGCACTGCGCGTGCCCTTCCTCTACGCCTCCTCGGCTTCGGTCTATGGTGGCGGCGCCGAGTTTCGCGAGGAGCCGGAATGCGAGCGGCCGCTCAACGTCTATGCCTATTCCAAGAAACTGTTCGACGACTATGTCCGCCGCACCGTCTTCGATACCGAACATTCGCAGGTGGCGGGCCTGCGCTACTTCAACGTCTACGGGCCACGCGAGGCGCACAAGGGCGCGATGGCCTCAGTCGCCTTCCATCTGTTCAACCAGGTCGAGCAGGGACAAAATCCGAAGCTGTTCGGCGCCTATGACGGGTTCGGACCCGGCGAACAGAGCCGCGACTTCATCCATGTCGGCGATGTCGCCGATGTCAATCTGTGGCTGTGGAAGCGGGGCTCGAGCGGCATCTTCAATTGCGGCACCGGCCGCGCCCAGCCGTTCCGCGCGATTGCCGAAACGGTGATCGACACGCTTGGCAAAGGCGAGATCGAATTCATCGAATTCCCCGACCACCTCAAGGGCAGCTACCAGAGCTTTACGCAAGCTGATATGTCCCGCTTGCGCACGGCCGGCTACAATGGCCAATTCCGGACCGTCGAAACCGGCGTCAGAGACTATGTCGAATGGCTGAAAGCCCAACGATCCTCGTGA
- a CDS encoding hemolysin family protein — MLYVEIAIVVVLICVNGLLSMSELAIVSSRPARLKAMIDRDIKGAGRALALGSNPGKFLSSVQIGITLVGVLSGAFSGATLGERLSVFLESTGIRESIADPLGVGIVVALITYFSLIVGELVPKQIALRDPERVAARVAPAMTILATVSAPLVFLLDFSGRAILWLLGQRGESGEKVTDEEIKMLVAEAEHHGTIESDERRMIAGVMRLGDRAVRAVMTPRTEVDWINLQSDEASIRRLLMDTQHSRLPAGDGGVDAMIGVVQTRDVLAAMLGGRALDPRRHVRAAPIVHDQADALDVLSKLKESDVPMALVHDEYGHFEGIVTPADILEAITGVFRADIDAGDEENAVKREDGSWLLAGYMQADEMADVLGIDLPENRDYETVAGYVLSHMHHLPATGECVDAQGWRFEVVDLDGRRIDKLIATRLPGGHREVVR; from the coding sequence ATGCTTTACGTTGAAATCGCCATCGTGGTCGTCCTCATCTGTGTGAACGGCCTTCTGTCGATGTCCGAACTCGCCATTGTCTCGTCGCGACCCGCCCGCTTGAAAGCAATGATCGACCGCGACATCAAGGGCGCCGGCCGCGCTTTGGCGCTTGGCTCCAATCCGGGAAAATTCCTGTCGTCGGTACAGATCGGCATAACCCTGGTCGGCGTTCTGTCGGGCGCCTTTTCCGGCGCCACGCTCGGCGAGCGGCTGTCGGTGTTCCTGGAATCGACCGGCATTCGCGAAAGCATCGCCGATCCGCTCGGCGTCGGCATTGTCGTTGCCCTCATCACCTATTTCTCGCTCATCGTCGGCGAACTGGTGCCCAAACAGATCGCGCTGCGCGATCCCGAACGGGTCGCCGCCAGGGTCGCTCCGGCGATGACCATACTTGCCACGGTCTCGGCGCCGCTGGTCTTCCTGCTCGACTTTTCCGGCCGCGCCATCCTGTGGCTGCTTGGCCAGCGCGGCGAAAGCGGGGAGAAGGTCACCGATGAGGAGATCAAGATGCTGGTCGCCGAGGCCGAGCACCACGGCACCATCGAATCCGACGAGCGGCGCATGATTGCCGGTGTCATGCGGCTCGGCGACCGCGCCGTGCGCGCGGTGATGACGCCGCGCACCGAGGTCGACTGGATCAACCTGCAGTCCGACGAAGCGTCGATCCGCAGGCTTCTGATGGACACCCAGCATTCGCGCCTGCCGGCCGGCGATGGCGGTGTCGACGCCATGATCGGCGTTGTCCAGACCCGCGACGTGCTGGCCGCGATGCTTGGCGGCCGCGCGCTCGACCCGCGCCGGCATGTGCGCGCCGCTCCCATCGTCCATGACCAGGCCGACGCGCTGGACGTCCTGTCGAAGCTCAAGGAATCCGATGTTCCCATGGCGCTGGTCCATGACGAGTACGGCCACTTCGAAGGCATCGTCACCCCGGCTGACATTCTGGAGGCCATCACCGGCGTCTTTCGCGCGGATATCGACGCCGGTGACGAGGAAAACGCCGTCAAGCGCGAGGACGGTTCATGGCTGCTTGCCGGCTACATGCAGGCCGACGAAATGGCGGACGTTCTCGGCATCGACCTGCCGGAAAACCGCGACTACGAAACCGTTGCCGGTTACGTGCTCTCGCACATGCACCATTTGCCGGCGACCGGCGAATGCGTCGACGCGCAAGGCTGGCGCTTCGAGGTGGTCGACCTCGACGGCCGCCGCATCGACAAGCTCATCGCCACGCGCCTGCCCGGCGGCCACCGCGAAGTGGTGCGGTGA
- a CDS encoding VOC family protein, protein MNRIPQRNETAIATPAARGVDIRLEVAVIPVSDVDRAKHFYSGLGWRLDADLTGDGFRVIQFTPPGSPCSVVFGSRTTTEPYARLEVDVLKSCGELVVSDIEVARAELAGLGVDVSEVFHYAGSEGRVSGPHPERSSYLSWASFSDPAGNIWMLQEVTARAPGRVETGETTFGSSAELAAALRRASVAHGEHEKRTGGQHDENWPDWYAQHMAAEHAGKELPQ, encoded by the coding sequence ATGAACAGAATTCCACAACGCAACGAAACTGCAATCGCGACACCCGCAGCGCGGGGCGTAGACATAAGGCTCGAAGTCGCGGTCATTCCCGTTTCGGACGTCGACCGTGCCAAGCACTTCTATAGCGGCTTGGGTTGGCGACTGGACGCCGACCTCACAGGTGACGGATTTCGTGTCATCCAGTTCACGCCTCCGGGCTCCCCGTGTTCGGTAGTCTTCGGCTCAAGGACCACGACGGAGCCCTATGCCCGGCTCGAAGTCGATGTGCTCAAAAGCTGTGGCGAGCTCGTCGTGTCGGACATCGAGGTAGCGCGCGCCGAGCTCGCCGGTCTCGGGGTCGACGTTAGCGAAGTGTTCCACTATGCCGGTAGTGAAGGCCGTGTCAGCGGTCCGCACCCCGAACGGAGCAGCTACTTGTCGTGGGCATCCTTCAGCGATCCGGCCGGAAATATCTGGATGTTGCAGGAGGTCACTGCGCGAGCGCCCGGCCGCGTCGAGACCGGCGAAACCACATTTGGCTCGTCGGCCGAGCTCGCGGCTGCGCTCCGGCGTGCGTCCGTGGCCCATGGCGAACACGAGAAGCGGACAGGCGGCCAGCATGATGAGAATTGGCCGGACTGGTACGCGCAGCACATGGCGGCGGAACACGCAGGCAAGGAGCTGCCTCAATAG
- a CDS encoding tetratricopeptide repeat protein, whose translation MRRRLLIQVLAVAALPLFAVPVFSAGEGGGGGGGGTQCKKGEVWDKKLKKCVAPKYGMLDDDNIYEAGHDLAMAGRYDEAIAVLSLAANKQDPRILNYLGYSHRHSGRVTVGLGYYEEALRIDPNYTLVREYLGEAHLQIGDLAGAQEQLKEIEKRTGKGSREYGMLSQQIDHFMRS comes from the coding sequence ATGCGCAGACGATTGCTGATTCAGGTCCTGGCGGTTGCCGCCCTGCCGCTGTTTGCGGTTCCGGTGTTTTCGGCCGGTGAAGGCGGTGGCGGTGGCGGTGGCGGGACGCAGTGCAAGAAGGGCGAGGTCTGGGACAAGAAGCTGAAGAAGTGTGTTGCGCCCAAGTACGGCATGCTGGACGACGACAACATCTATGAAGCGGGCCACGACCTCGCCATGGCCGGGCGCTATGACGAGGCGATCGCCGTGCTCAGCCTTGCCGCCAACAAGCAGGACCCACGCATCCTCAACTATCTCGGTTATTCGCACCGCCATTCCGGCCGTGTCACCGTCGGCCTCGGCTACTACGAGGAAGCGCTGCGCATCGATCCTAATTACACGCTGGTGCGCGAGTATCTCGGCGAAGCGCATCTGCAGATCGGCGACCTCGCCGGCGCGCAGGAGCAGCTCAAGGAGATTGAGAAGCGCACCGGCAAGGGTTCGCGCGAATACGGCATGCTGTCGCAACAGATCGACCATTTCATGCGAAGCTGA
- a CDS encoding extensin family protein, which translates to MAGILRAALVAARQSRRAHIVAGGLAIAAMSACTTGSVLSLEPAVDVGAQTAAVPQYSGMQTLVPSNPYMTAAYPRMDDPMAPTEQMPASEIDCRQELKRLGVVYTDLAPIHEGQCGIDYPVKISAIGSIQMKPAATLTCDMAATFAGWTKNELVPSARWRYFSGVKTIHQGSSYSCRRIAGEGVLSEHGKGNALDVMSIELNNGDDIDVRKPGLFAFRTRGFLNTVRADGCQYFTTVLGPGYNYDHRNHFHFDIKNRKSGYRACR; encoded by the coding sequence ATGGCCGGGATACTTCGCGCTGCGCTCGTCGCCGCGCGGCAATCGAGACGCGCGCACATCGTCGCTGGCGGGCTCGCCATCGCGGCGATGTCGGCCTGCACCACCGGCAGCGTGCTGTCGCTGGAACCCGCTGTCGATGTCGGCGCCCAGACCGCTGCCGTTCCGCAATACAGCGGTATGCAGACTTTGGTGCCCTCCAACCCGTACATGACCGCCGCCTATCCGCGCATGGACGACCCGATGGCGCCGACCGAACAGATGCCGGCCAGCGAGATCGACTGCCGCCAGGAGTTGAAGCGCCTCGGCGTCGTCTACACCGACCTTGCGCCGATCCATGAAGGCCAGTGTGGCATCGACTATCCGGTCAAGATCTCAGCCATCGGCAGCATCCAGATGAAGCCTGCCGCGACACTGACATGCGACATGGCCGCCACCTTCGCCGGCTGGACGAAGAACGAACTCGTTCCCTCCGCCCGCTGGCGCTATTTTTCCGGGGTCAAGACCATCCACCAGGGCTCGAGCTATTCCTGCCGCAGGATTGCCGGCGAAGGTGTGCTGTCCGAGCACGGCAAGGGCAATGCGCTCGACGTCATGAGCATCGAGCTCAACAATGGCGACGACATCGACGTGCGCAAGCCCGGCCTGTTTGCCTTCCGCACGCGCGGCTTCCTCAACACTGTGCGCGCCGACGGTTGCCAGTATTTCACCACCGTGCTCGGCCCCGGTTATAACTACGACCACCGCAACCACTTCCATTTCGACATCAAGAACCGCAAGAGCGGTTATCGCGCCTGCCGCTGA
- a CDS encoding LysE family translocator — MPSTELLIAFFATTAIFAYIPGPAMLYAAAQTMARGRWSGLTAALGIHLGGYVHVIAAATGLSVLFHAVPTLYMAVKLVGALYLIWLGVSLFRARAQGDAVLPGIEPKSARRAFLESITVEVLNPKTAIFFMAFLPQFIDVSAAFPVWLQFVVLGTIVNLMFSSADIMCVFLAGAVIGRLRRSSHAQRLMQRAGGAVLVGLGVHVALQKS, encoded by the coding sequence ATGCCGTCGACCGAACTGCTTATCGCCTTTTTCGCCACCACGGCGATCTTTGCCTATATCCCCGGTCCGGCCATGCTCTATGCTGCGGCGCAAACCATGGCGCGCGGCCGCTGGTCCGGCCTGACGGCGGCGTTGGGCATTCATCTTGGCGGCTATGTGCATGTCATTGCGGCCGCTACGGGATTGTCGGTGCTTTTCCACGCCGTGCCGACGCTCTACATGGCGGTCAAGCTAGTCGGTGCGCTCTACCTGATCTGGTTGGGCGTCTCGCTGTTCCGCGCCAGGGCGCAGGGCGACGCGGTTTTGCCGGGTATCGAGCCGAAATCCGCCCGCCGCGCCTTTCTCGAAAGCATCACCGTCGAAGTGCTCAATCCCAAGACGGCGATCTTCTTCATGGCGTTCCTGCCGCAGTTCATCGATGTGTCGGCGGCATTTCCGGTCTGGCTGCAGTTCGTCGTGCTTGGAACCATCGTCAATCTGATGTTCTCATCGGCAGATATCATGTGCGTGTTCCTGGCTGGTGCCGTGATCGGCAGGTTGCGGCGCTCAAGTCACGCGCAGCGGCTGATGCAGCGGGCCGGTGGCGCGGTGCTCGTCGGGCTGGGCGTCCATGTCGCCCTGCAGAAGAGCTGA